The Camarhynchus parvulus chromosome 19, STF_HiC, whole genome shotgun sequence genomic sequence CAATCAGTCATTTGATTGTTTCAGGGTGGTGAGTTCTCAGCTGCCCAGGTGGAGCTGGGCTCaatgagctgctcagagccaggctggtTCTGACAAGTGgcaagagaggaaggaaaggtttatttgttaaaaaagaTACAGATAACAAGAAGGAATATGACAAGAAGGAATTTCAGCTGATTCTCAAAAGTGGAGTTTCTTGAAATGTGTAGCCTTTACCTTAATAAATTGTatcctgtggagctgctgcttgagGAAAGTttggagcagaaggagcagagagcaAGGTCCTTGTGTATTAATCACTGTGTAATTTGGTCCACACTCAAGGGAAAACGTGCAAATAACCAGGGGGGGCCAAAAACACCTACAAATTATCAAATTCTTATTTATTCATTCCCTGTGCTACTTCCTTCTGATAGAGAGGTAAACCCTAATTATTGTCACCAATCTAATCAAGTCACAAGGGTTTTCTAGATTGTGTTTAGGTTTGCCCAATAAAGCCCCAAATGGGGCAGTAAATGCAGCACGGTGTTGATAGGCAGGAATCAATCAGAAGCAAACACGAGGGGCAGactttggaaaagcagaagctttttgtgtctgtgtttgtgtttacctgccccaggtgtggcagcccctgcagggcgaggggctgggcagagggaagggtTTGCAATGTCAGCCGGGAACCTGGGAAAGCCAAgtgctgagggacagggaatttattgggaacagGGAAATAAACGCAGGGAAAGCCTGCAGGACTTTCTGAGCGGCTCTGAACCTTGATCTGCTTTAGCACCATCTCCCTTCAGCACTCTCAGGGCAGCACTTCCCCCTGATAAAGCTGGGTCCCTTCTCCCCTGCCTGCACTCTGCTCTGTTTTAGTGCAAACAATGGACCCTCCGGCACTTTGGAGCTGCGGGGTTTCATTCCGAGGAGGCTCCGTGCTCTATTTGCATAGGAAAAGGGATTTATTCAGTGCTGCTGATTGAACAGAAGCAGGGGGGAAAAGACCTCCTGCATTTTTCAATACTAATTATAGATCACTCTTTAATTGAGCCATCCTAAGTGCACAGTGTGCTTATAGTGCCCAGGGAGCAAAAATAGATGGGGCTGATGCAGCAAAGACATATTGTTCTTTCTCCCTCAGCAGAATTTCATCTTGGATCAtacacagcaaagcaaaggcagtagaaatttcaaacaaacaatttctttcaagtttaaaaagataaaaaaattaagttttggTATTTCGGATGCACGTACATAATAAAATACAGAGATCAAGTCAAAGCTCATTGATTTTTCttggaggaggaaggcagaTAGAATCTCTAAAGGTGAAAAGAAACCCCCAAAGCACCCATTCATTCATGAGAAGAGCCCGTCCTTGATATTTTAACACAAATAAtaaaaggcagagaaataaataaatccatcaTCCTTCATTTACCAGAGAGAAGAATCAGAGAGCCTGTAGTGCAAGTCCTGATAGTCAGAAACAGATCAGAAATAAGAGTAACCCTGAGGTGGGGTTAGAAAGAGCAGGGAAGCACTTACCTACTGCCTCTGTCTTGAGAatgtgcaggcagagcacagcaaggaaCAGCAATTCCATTCTCTAGTTTAAATAGGCTCAGTGTTGAAACCAGAATTGATTAGACTCCTCAGGATGTGATCATATTTCTGCTCTCAGTTTTATACTGGAGTAAGTAGTCCAGGACAGACCTGAAAGCCATAGCAGGAAGGTGAACTCCTCCCCTTTGTAATTTCTCCAGATTTGCCCTGCTCCTGATTTGCCTGAATTTATTCATTCTCCAAAGTGGATGGCAGAGGAGTGAGGCTTTCTGGCACTGAGCAAGGAGCCTTCAGTGAATAACTGAGGTTTTGCAACCTGCACAGGTCCAGCAGCCCaaataaaattctgcatttttatttactggGAGTTTTTCTCCTGGCAGCCTCGTGACATTCAATTAATACATGTGttaatgtttcctttaaaaaaaaaaacccagggagACAAATCAAACCCCAACTCCCCCTCACTCCTACCCCACAGCTTTCCAAACAGGATTGGAGTTGATTTGGgactggaaaatgggaattccatGTGCAGCGACAGGAAATGTTAATTAGGTGACATACAACACCTTACGTACGTAATTAAGCaacaatacattttttaaataatccttTTTCTCAACTTTCTGCTTCTGCTACTGTAGAATGATaaatacactgatttttttgttttggtcgCCTTTGTTTTCccatctaatttttttttttggaattaaaTGTGACTCAGGGGCAACTCAGACTTtacattcaaaaataaaagcgACACAGCTTTATTACAGACACAGCATCAcctctggggttttggggctgggctgaggaatACAAATGAAGCAAACTCCttccccaaatgtccctggaggtgcagagctgggctgggaggaagaggaggatgccCGTGAGGGATGGGCAGAGTGAAGTGATGTTATCCCAGCCGAGCTGAGCTTGCAGAGTCATCCAGCAGAGGCTGCATCCCACAAAAAGGAGCTGAGAaatctctgcctgccctgctgctcccccagaggggtctcaggggctgcaggcacgcccagagcagctcctttcttGATAAAAACGCTGGAAATAACATTCCCACAGTGCAGGTCTGCCGGGGAGGGTGATGAGGTAAATAATTCCTGCAGGGGAGAACAATGAGGGGTTGGTGGCGTTGTGTCCCTGCCGGGTCCCTGCGGGGCCAGGGGGATGCTGAGCACgcagagcagctccaagggCATCCAGGAGACAattcctgctgggctgctcctcaccGGGGAGCTGAACCAACACCTCGGGAGTGTTTTCCTGCTCTAGTTCTTTAAAGCCCTCTGTTCAGGACTGAAAAGCTGAGCGCTAGAAATTCTGGTCTTGAAAATCAGGATCCTTGATTTATTTATTGagttatttctttctttcttatttttattttcttttcttttattttttgtttttgtttttgtttgtttctttctttttgttttatttttttctttgggggttttttccctcttctttttgtttctaaGCCTCCCAGCCTGTCATTATCAAAGTGGTAATAAACTGCACTGCAGTCACGTTAATTAAGCCTTCATTTGAGCTCAGAAGTGAAGGCACGCTCAGGCAAAGGCATTCCCTTTCCTTCTAAAGCCTGTCATCTAAATAAGCAGGGCTGGCATAATTTCATctcctcatttttatttttttttccctgaggaaaCTCCACTGACAGGCGCTTGGATATCAGCTCTTGATGGCATTGCTGCACTTCAGGGTAGTTCTGATTccttttcaaaaccaaaactgagaTGCCAGGATGCCATCAAGAACTGGGAGCATTTTACACCAAGATTTTTGGATACTGGGCCTGAAGATGTGAGAGCATCTTGGTCAGAGGAGATGACACAAAGTTAAGCAGCTCTCTGAATTCCAGGCTGGTTTTTCCTGGCACTTACAGTGTAGGGAAGGATAGCTGGGAATATCAAATCCAGTAAAAACTGCACTTATTTCGTGGCCTGGagaggcacagcagcaaggGCTGAGAGGGGGAGACTGGCTGGAGGCCAAACCCGGGTCCGAGATGAGCTGACCCCGCAGGGATTgccctgcaggggacagggaagcACTTCCCAGGGATTTAAACCCCAGAGGGGTTCCAGGATTAGCGAGTGGGTGATTGGGAATCCCACCCTGCAGGGTGAGAAAACACAGAGCGCTCTTCATTTGGCTGCGTGCTGTCGTTTCATTGCTGAGAGTTCCCACGCTCCTGAGGAGGAAATCTGGAATTTCAGAGCTCTGGGTGAAGCAGAAACACGGCAGCTTCATCTTCCATGCGCAACCgtgggctggctctggctgtcctgggaATGCTGTCCCAGCACAAGGTGGGACACTGGGATGTTCTGCCTCCCTCACACCCAGCTGACCCTGGACAGGCTTTGCTTGCCACTCACCTGCTTCCAGGTGTTTGTCTCCCATCACTCCAAACCTGGGAGGCAAAAATTCCTCCAAGacagagaggctggaggggaggagcagagctctgtgttttcaaaacagCTCCGAAAAATCTTGGACAGAGATCACACACACCCCGTTTGTGTCTCCCTCTCCAGAAAGGAAGGCTTTAATCTGCATTAATTGAAACATAAATTGGATAAATAGGCTCCTTATTTGTATCACTCCCTTTCCTGAGTGTTTCTTCCTTGCCAGCCTCGTGATGGCCAcggagagcagggcagagggacactgtgatcccacagctctgctgagggcCCTGGCACTGAAACTGGCATTCATGGGAGgatcctgctgagctgctcaggccTCTTGGCAAGTTTTGGCCCAGGTTTGGTGTCTGCAGCGTGGTGACAGTGCAGGGACAACGGGGAGAAAGCAGAACCGTCCCAATCCCCACGATCTGGGGTCAGGAATGGAGAATGTGACAGGACACTGAAACTCCTCATCCTTTTTGGATTGTCCTGTGTGCACACTGAAATAGAGATCTTTGGAGTTCACGTGAGTTAGCAATATGAATTAAGCATTTAAAGTctcctccctgagctgtggctcTCCTATTTCATCACAAGGATGCAGTTTTTCCCTGGAGTTCCAGGCACAGTTCCAGTTCCAGCTCAGAGGACCCCAGGGTGAGGGTGGGAGCTGTCCAagggctcctgggcagggctggcctcagctcctgcaggaattccctgTTTTGGGATCGATTTTGGTGTGTCCCAGCTGGGCCCTGTCCTTCTGAGCCCTTGTAGGTCCCACTGgaggctgagagctgcagctgggggcagTTCTGAGGCTGTGAGCTCAGCTGGGTGAACTTGGATTTTCCACACCTGAACCATCACTAAAAATTCAGCCTGAAGCCTCTCCAGTGTGGTCAGTGGTTATTGTCTTCCCCACAGGCACGATCAACAGATAATTCCACAAAATGAGGCCATTTCTTACACATACATCAAAATAAATTGGGCATCCAGATAAATACGTGTCAATACAATCACAGAGCTCAAAGGAAAGCAATCACAGAACTAAAAACAAGTGCTGCAGAAGGTGAAATCTGGGTAAATATAAATCTAAGGCTGCCCACAGCAAGGTGCAGTCAGTGCCTGAGGTGTCAGCCCGAGATCCTGGAGATTAGATTGAGTTGCCTGGAATCCTGTGTCACCTTAAACAAACAATGGGATTGCTCTTTCCCCATTTATAGGATGCAGATAACAATTCCTCACAAGGGTATGGTGAGGTAAGCACAGGGAATGCTGCACAGTTCCTGGAATACAGGAGTAGAGAAACACCCTTGGATTGAGGTTGTTCCATGAAGAGGTTGggctttaaatttaaaatatttttcatctggtTTTGGGAGCCCCAGCTGCATCACAGAGGGCTGGAATATACAAATCTGGGGGTTTCTGTGTGTTAAAGCCCACTAAAAAAGCAGCTTCCGCACTATTGTCTCCCCTAATCCTGCAACATGATGGTAATTTGTATGCAATTCTATTAGGGAAATCAGATTACAAATCTTTTGTGGAGAGCTATTTATACCACTTGATATTACTTTAATTACATTCTGATCTCACAACGTTTAGCATTTTGTGCTCGAGCACCAAATTTTCAAATTAGAGCAACTTCAAGGAGCATTTTCAGGAATATCTAGAGCCCTTTGGAGCCCAAATTcacagataaattatttttagccaCCGGGGTATTTTCAAAACCGTTTTGCTCTGTGGATGTTGTGCTCATCACAGGTgtcctgtgcccacctgggccgtgctgccactgctgctgggagggaaaggatttgctgggctggctcaggggTGGCAGAAATAGTGGGGCCCTTGTTCAGCAGCAACCTCACACCCGAGGtgaggctgccagggctgggattaCAAAGGGACTTTTATCTGGGACACTGGGAGAGGAATATTTTATAGGGTGTTAATACAGCCCCAGGCTTGATTGGTCAATTCTCAGCCCTTATTTCTATGTTATCATTCCCTTGTGACCATCTGAAATGCTTATTGCTTACTTAGATTTGTATAAAGTATAATAATCACAATTAAAAAGtgtattaattaattataaagTATTCCTGGTACACAAAAAATTGTGGGTGCTGGGTGCACATTAAACTGAATATACTTTCATACActtcaatagaaaaaaaaaagccctagaATTCCCCTTTTTAAACTCAAAATTATAGCCTaaatttctgacattttaaCTTTGGCAGAGCTATCAGAGTTCACAGATTCCCACCTGTGGggctggaattgctgctgtAATGATCAGTGCTGAATGTGGGAGCCCATCAATTCAGCTGAGCTGCTTGGGAAGGCCGTGGTAGAAAATTGTGACCAACGAAGGTGAATCCTTTGCTAAGGTAACAATAAAATACGAATTGAATCAGAATAAATACCGTGGATAAATGGATAATTTACCTGGATAATTGTCTTGCTCAGCTGTTTAAaatctccctgctgcctctgtaCCTGTATTTTATTCCAGCAGTGCCCTCTGCTGAGAGCATGGAATTTGTGTCCCCAGAGCTTGTTTTCCCCCCAGGTCTCAAGTAGTTTCAATCTAAGATCTCAAAAAaccatttgcatttaaaaagatggagaaagagaAGCTGCACTGGTGTTGGTAGTGGTTTATTAATGACCAAGCCAcatgaaataaacacaaaatatccTGTGGCAAAGCCATGGTAGTGGTGTTGGCTGGGTTTTAGCTGTGCTATCATGGAAGGATTAAGTgggaaaaggcattttctgGGCTGTTGGGGTCCAGGCTGGAGACACAGCactgatgttttatttcagccccctcagccctccaaacccacaaaactcTGCTCCCCCTTTCCTGCCTCTCAAATCCTTTATGATCTAATTCATTTGTGAGTTACAGCTGGATTCACTTCACTCCATTTGAGAACATCCctgaagaatttttaaactGCAGGTGTCACCACCCGTCTCCCCAAGCCCTGGGCAGGTTTTGCTCTTGTCAAAGGTTGCTTCCAGCAGCTCATCCGTGCGGGAAATGTGCTCTGCAGTTTGGGCTATCCTAGCAACTCCCAGGGATcggcacagcccccagctggcagcccaaatattaaaaaacacacCTGGTTAAAGTTTAACCCCCGTGACGACGATgatgtggcagcaggagctgtgtgtcaGGAGAGGATCCGCGCCCGGGGATCGGGGTGGGAGCTCCTGGGGAGAATGGGATGAGCAGAGCCGGCCCAAAGGAGCATTTCCCACCATGAACGGGTTCCTGAACTGCTCTGCCAACCACACCAAGATCTGGAGTCACTACTtggtgctggccctgggcatCCCCCAGCTGACCATCAACGTCATCTCCATCATCTTCAACTGCACCGTCATCTTCACCCGCCTGGCCACCAGGGACCTGCACAAGCCCATCTCCATCCTCTTCTGCAACCTGGCCATCTCTGACCTCTTCACCAGCTTCTCTGGCTTCTGGATTTCCATGCTGTTCATCACCAACCCCGACATCACCATCTTTGGCTCCCGGGACATGCTGGCTCCCTACTCCCTGTACACCACGTCCATCCTGTCCACCATCTACAACCTGGTGAGCATCGGCATTGAGCGCTACCTGGCTGTCGCCAAGAGCATGAGGACGAGATTCAGGGTGGCCAGGAACCACTCCATCGCCGTGGTCTTCATCAACTGGGTCCTGGCCTTCTTCCTGGGCTGCCTGCCCCTGATGGGCTGGAACTGCCTGCACGCACAGAGCAACATCTCGGTGCTCTACAGCCCCTTCTGCGTCAACTACCTGGTCTTCATCGCCATGCCCAACGTGGCCGTGGCCTTCCTCGTGCCCCTCTTCACCTACCTGAGGATCATCATCAtcctgaggaagaggaagctgAGGATGCAGGCGTGCGGCCAAGCCACGGGCACCTACAGGTCGGCAGAGACGCAGGTGGCCAGAACCAGCATCTCCAtctggctgctggccctggtgtCCTACGCGCCATTCCTGGCCGGCGTCATCTTCGACGCGGCCAACCAGCGCTGCCACGGCGAGCTGTACCCGGGGGTGTACATCTTCAGGAACTGCACAGCCATGCTGATCAccctcacctgcctgggcaACCCCCTGCTGTACACGCTGAGGCTCCGGGCGCTGGGGGCCTGGCTGAAGGCGCCGTGCGGCCTCTGGGCCTCGCGCGTGAGGGCCTGTGCCGCCATCGGCCACGTCTGACCAAACCCACCCCATCCCAGGGTGGTGTATTGTGATAAATGAGGAATGCCGTGGTTGACTCCACAATTAATAGACAAGTATCATGTGTATAGGTTGAGAAAAGTTGTATAGGTTTATGGTTGTGTTGTGTGCGGCCTCTAGGCCTCATGCGTGAGGGCCTGCGCCGTCGGCCATGTCTGGCCCATCTACCCCTGCCCCGGGGTGATGTATTGTGATAAATGAGGAGTGTCGTGGTGGACTCTCACAATTAATAGACAAATAGCGTGTGTATAGGTTGAGAAAAGTTGTACAGGTTTATAGTTGTGTTGTGCACGGCCTCTGGGCCTCGCGTGCGTGCAGGTCTGTGCCGCCATTGGCCATGTCTGACCAAACCCACCCCATCCCGGGGTGTTGTGTTGTGATAAATGAGGAATGCCGTGGTGGACTCTCCCAATTAACAGACAAACAGCATGTGTGGGTTGAGAAAAGTTGTATAGGTTTATGATTGTGCTGTACCCCCTCGTGTGGTTGTCAAGGGacagctgggagggctggcttgtCACTGTGGTGACACCTGAGCTCCAGTCAGGGTTTGAGAGGTCTCCACCACTGGGCAGAATAGAAGAGgttgatggacagaactttgggaggggttaaagggttaaaaaggaaaaaaacctccattgTGAGGGGGCTGAGCACATGGCGGGGAAAATCCTTTGCTCCTGGCACCATAACCTCTTCTCTTTATTCAgccttctgttgtatttttgatgaGGTTTAAGAAACCTTCCTAAATTATGAAAAGTGAGTAGCTGTTTCTCACATTGTGATGcttgtgtccccagctgtgtgtTCTGTTAATGCTGGACATTGTGTTTGTGCCTTCAGTGCTGGCTCTGAGAGCCAAGGTGCggagaagaagcagcacagagttTGTTACCAGAGGCTGCACTCACTGCTctaacagcagcactgctccacattctgtgctgcactCTGTTGTCCGGGCACTGACGGAGCAGAACAGagtgctgctttgcttttcagttggtttagctggctgaggcacagttttccctgcactgtttatttttctttcccttttcttccaactgttcaaacctgctctggtCTGGGACCTGGGGAGCACCGAGAGCTTGCTCTTGGTGGCCTCAGGgctcctgtgggcagcagccctTCCCAGTGCCACAGGCACTGATAACAGAGTGTGAAAGGTGCACATGCTGTGGCTCCACGCAGATATTTACTATTTGTAGTTTGTTGTATTGATTAGTGGTGCTGTATTAACAGTTCAGTAGTATGGTAAATGTAGTTTCGTAGTTAAAAGGtaacttttgtagttaaaatagGAACTATGtgtgtgggatatttttttaagaaaggaatgaggtactCACAGagagatagcagccacaggacacctcagtctttcagagaaaaataatttattgccccattatcagaagaaGCTGACTTCTacccagaaagaggtacccagactgtctgtaactctttgtttttattgtctcatattgtcctaatctaaattgtccaaattattattactctaattatattactattttttataataattttgttactattaaactttgaaaattttaaaaacaagcagtTGGCGTTTTTCACTCATGCTTCTGGCTCCgcactgctcactgctgctctgtggtaTTTCATCAACGCACAGCAATAAAATCCCATGGACACCCACAAGTGAGGATGTTCTCACATTCATCACACACAACCCCAGCCGCTTGGAGTTTTCAGGGACTTCTTTCcagtttctttgctttgttgttgtttcctcATCTTTATCTATATTCCTCTGTAACTCTCCATATTTCCCTATTTATTtgtctgtttatttatttatttattctgtttatatatgtccatatccatatccacttctccttctttcttcccccaTTCACAGCGCGCTCTCTCTCTATATCTAAATCCACATATCTCTctatatttatctatttatagAAATAACTCGATAAAACGCCCAGGCTGCGCTCGGCGGTCGATTAAACACGCCTGGCTCGCGGCGCTCGATTGGCAGCCCTGGCCGGTGGAGCGGAAGCGGAAGTGGAAGCGGAAGCGGCGGGAGCGGCCATGAGGGCACCGGGGCCGTGCGCGGAGtgcggggcgggggccgcggcCCGGTATCGCTGTCCGCGCTGCGGCACCGCCTAGTGAGCGAGGGACGGGCTGGGGGGAGCGGGGGGCCCGGCCGGTACCGGCTGAGGGGGCGGCCGGCGGTCCCGGGCTCGTTTCTCACGCCGTTCTCCCCGCAGCTGCTCCGTGCCGTGCTGCCGGACCCACCGCGGTGAGTGCCGGGCTAGCCGGGGTTAGCCGGGGCTCACCGGGGCTGACCGGAGCTAACCGGCTCTGTCCGCAGAGCGCTGCGCGCCCGGTGCCCggcgggaggaggaggcggccgggcccggatccccccctgcccccgcgggcagccccggggccccGGAGGACATCCTgggcgaggaggaggagcaggaccGCGTCCCGCCGCagaaactgcagctcctgggtaACAAATCCCGCTCCTGGCAAACACTGAAATAAGTACGGCGTGTGCTGTGTGGGAAAGTGATGCTGTGTTCATCTCCTTTGGCATTAATCCCCTTTAAGTGGTGTGGTAATACAGTTTTTAGGCTCtaacataatattaaaatagaaacgatgTGCTGTGAGATGCTTTTTGTAACTAGCACCAGGAATGGAAAAGGTAATCAAGAATCTCTTCCCATTATCCTCTCTGGATGGAGATAACAACAAACACACCATGATCCCAAGAGAAGAATTATTGCTTCCTTATCAGGAAAGCTCAGACTTGGAGGAACCAAGAAAATTGATTTACAAGATGAAGGGGGGAAGCTGAAATTGAGCAGGAACACCCTGgtttgaaagaaatgtttgatTCGTGTATGAGATATATAATTGTGCAATAAGGTGTTGCatttaagggttaatcctttgttagcAAGGGGTGCTTTGGGGGAGAGTGGGAGTCTgaaattctttgttttttattgtcCAAGCTTTGGTTGTCTAAATTCTTATTGTCCTAATTTTCCTGACTCTTTTCCAACTTCTAACACTTTAACACCGGTGCCTGGCGTTTTTCAGGGAGCTGAGCTTTCCCTGACAGCACCGTCAGTTGCTGTGTCCCCGGGAAGGTTTGctggccccaggctgggctgtaaCTCGGCTGTAactctgttttttcccctccctgccccaggggaatCGGCGGAGCTGCGGGATTTGCTGCGGAACCCGCACCTgcggcagctgctgc encodes the following:
- the ZNHIT3 gene encoding zinc finger HIT domain-containing protein 3, yielding MRAPGPCAECGAGAAARYRCPRCGTAYCSVPCCRTHRERCAPGARREEEAAGPGSPPAPAGSPGAPEDILGEEEEQDRVPPQKLQLLGESAELRDLLRNPHLRQLLLALEQARDKSSLLRRLMQEPLFLEFADCCLSIVEPPEEKENVLPILPE
- the LOC115911446 gene encoding lysophosphatidic acid receptor 1-like encodes the protein MNGFLNCSANHTKIWSHYLVLALGIPQLTINVISIIFNCTVIFTRLATRDLHKPISILFCNLAISDLFTSFSGFWISMLFITNPDITIFGSRDMLAPYSLYTTSILSTIYNLVSIGIERYLAVAKSMRTRFRVARNHSIAVVFINWVLAFFLGCLPLMGWNCLHAQSNISVLYSPFCVNYLVFIAMPNVAVAFLVPLFTYLRIIIILRKRKLRMQACGQATGTYRSAETQVARTSISIWLLALVSYAPFLAGVIFDAANQRCHGELYPGVYIFRNCTAMLITLTCLGNPLLYTLRLRALGAWLKAPCGLWASRVRACAAIGHV